TCCCCAAGGGCCAGAGCGGCCCGGCGGGTCTCGTCGGTCGGGTCACGAACCCATGCCTCGGCCGCTTTCAGACCAGGGTCGGGCGATGTTCCCGCCGGCTGCATGCGCTGGATGCTCTGTAGCGCCCACCAGACCGCCTCGCGACGCGGCATCAGGAAAGCGCAGAAACCGATCGCGTCCTTGTGATTGCCGGCCTGAGCGAGGCCACGCAGGAAGGTTAGTGGCGGCTCCGTGGTCGGCGCCGTATTGATAACCTGGCGCGCGGCGGGGAACGTCTCGAAGACTTCCCGCGCCGTACTGAAGCGAAGTTTCGACATCGCGGCCTCAGTTGATCTTGACGACGCCGCCGGTGATGACGGTCATGCCACCACCGTTGATTTCGGTCTTGGCTGTGCTCTTTATCGTGATCATCGGCGAGGAGATGGTGATGTCGGTCGGGGTCATCGTGATCTCACTCTCGCCGCAGACCAGCTTGATCTCCAGCGCCGCCTCGACATAGCGCTTGCCCTGTTTGACGTGCAGCTTGTCGCTGCCGCTCAGGATCTGCGTCGTGCGGGCAAAATCGGTCGGGCCGCCCTCGAAACTCTTGCCGACATCGCGGGTCTCGAGATTGAAGACCTCGGTCTTGTGGTCGCGCTCGGCCTGCATGGAGAAGACCTCCTTGCCGGCGAGATCCTCGAACTTGATCTCGTTGAACTTGCCCGATTTGCCGCCGCCATCGGTCGATTCCGACTTCAGCCCCGACTGGGTCTTGTTGGCGGGCAGATCATAGGGCGGCATGTGCTGGTCATTGACCACTGCGCCCGTGATGATCGGCCGGTCCGGATCACCGCCGATATAGGAGACGACGACCTCCTGTCCGATGCGCGGGATGATCTGCCCGCCCCAGTTCTTGCCCGACCAGGCCTGCGCGACGCGAACCCGACAGGAGGTCGACTCCTTTTCGCGGTCCCAATGGAAGCGCAGCCAGACGCAGCCATATTTGTCGACGTCGATGTCGCCTTCCTCGCCCTTGTTCTTCTCGCCCACCACTTTTGCCGTATCGGGACCGATCACGAGCGGCGAGGGGGTGACCAAGGGGGCGCGGAAGCGCTTGTCGGCCTTCTGCAACTCGTAGGAGCCGTGATAGATCGCCTCGTCCGAGCGCTTCGACGAACGATAGCTCTGCACGCCATAGGCATGCGTGGCGCGCACCACCAGATACTCGGCATTCTCGGCTCCGACCGCGTGATCGGTCAGCGTCATCAATGTGCCAGGGTTGAGGCTCGGGGCATCCCCCACGGCAAGGCGACGCTCGTCCTGGGCCTGTTCGGCCTGGGCCTGGATTCGGGCGAGTTTTTCGCCTTTGCCGCGCTCCAGATAGGCGCCCGGATAGTCGTAGGCCTCGTAAGCCTTGGTGCGGGGGAAACCTTCCTCGGCCCGGGCTGTCAGGTCGGAGGTCGATTTCTCGAAATCATAGTCCTTCAGCTCGACCTTGCCGGTGCGAAGTCGCCGTTGCGCCGACCATTGCGTCAAGTGCTCGATAGGGCGCCGCTGGCTCTTGTCCTTCGGCATGAACGGATAGGCGCTGCCGGCTCCTGCGAAGGTCGGCTCCGCGGCCGCGGTGACCGTGTCATGGGAGCCGCGGGCATCCGAGAGGATAAGCTTGTGATCGCCTTCGGTGTGCTGGAAGTAGTAGTAGATGCCGTACTTCTCCATCAAACGCAGGACGAAGTCGAGATCGCTCTCGCGATACTGCACGCAGTAATCGATCACCGGCGGCTTCTCGCTGACGCGGTCGCCGAAGCTCGCCTTGTCTTCCTTCCCGAAGATCAATTTGATGATGTCGATCGCGGTCTTGTTCTTGAAAATGCGGCAATCCGAGCGCTGCGAGAGCAGCCAGAGCCAAGGGCGCAGCACGAAGCGGTAATGGTCGAGATCATTCTCCCGGCCAAGCCATTGGGCCTCGATCAGAACACCGTTGAAGATCCGTTCCTTCCCGTTCTTCAGCGTCATTTTTACGGCGCATTTCTCGCCGATCAAGCTTTGCAGGTCGGCATTCGCAGTCGTGCACGTGGCATCGACCTGATAGACGAATAATTCGCTGAGAGCTTCCCGCGCCTCAAACTTGAGAAGCGAAAAGACATCTTGTCCTGCCGGCGTCGTAAAAGAGGCAAGTCTTTTCGTTTGTCCAAGGGCGGCGGGCATCAACCAGACCTCATGGTTTGCGACAAGAGACGACTATTGACGCAGCGATCGCTGCGAGTCATAATTTGCGCCGTCAATCTTCAACCGCCTCAGCGAACCTAAACAGGAGGAAGACCATGCGCAAGCAGGCCCTTGTCATGGTTAGTGCCGCTCTTGCCGCAGGCTTCTGCGCGCTGTCGCCTCTTTCGGCGCAGGCCCAAGCCTACAAGGCGGACGACATCGTCAAGCACTTTGGGCCCGCGACGCCCAATCTCGGCGTTTCGCGTGGCTTGTGTGTCGGCACCGAAGCCGAATGCAACAAGGCCGGCCATGTTGTGAAGCCGGCCAGCGCTTTCGACCTCATCGTCAAGTTCAAGTACAATTCTGACGTGCTCGAGTCTGAGGCGAAGGTGAATCTCGACGAGTTCGCCAAGGCGCTCAAGGACCCGCAGCTCGCGGCGAGCAGCTTCCTGGTCGAGGGGCATACCGACGCCAGCGGCACGGCTGATTACAATCTGAGCCTCTCGGAACGCCGGGCCAAGGCGGTCGTGCGCTATCTGAGCGATCGCGGCGTCGATACCGCCAAGCTCGTCCCGCGCGGTCTTGGTCAGAGCAAGCCCGTGGTCGCTGACAAGTTCTCTGCCGATAATCGCCGGGTCGAGACGCGGCTCCAAGTGGAATGACGGCTCGGCGGCCGGGTCCCGACATACTCGACGGACCGTGAGGGGGTATGGCTGCGCTCAATTTCGCTGATCTGGCGAAGCCGATTTCGCCCGACGATCCCTGCGGGCCCGATCCGG
This sequence is a window from Bosea vestrisii. Protein-coding genes within it:
- a CDS encoding DUF6931 family protein, with the translated sequence MSKLRFSTAREVFETFPAARQVINTAPTTEPPLTFLRGLAQAGNHKDAIGFCAFLMPRREAVWWALQSIQRMQPAGTSPDPGLKAAEAWVRDPTDETRRAALALGESGHHASLGTWVALAAGYSGGSMVATHAIPCPPDLTAKTARIAVLTALGRVPERERDAALRNCVEACIRLLDDESGRTRP
- a CDS encoding type VI secretion system Vgr family protein → MPAALGQTKRLASFTTPAGQDVFSLLKFEAREALSELFVYQVDATCTTANADLQSLIGEKCAVKMTLKNGKERIFNGVLIEAQWLGRENDLDHYRFVLRPWLWLLSQRSDCRIFKNKTAIDIIKLIFGKEDKASFGDRVSEKPPVIDYCVQYRESDLDFVLRLMEKYGIYYYFQHTEGDHKLILSDARGSHDTVTAAAEPTFAGAGSAYPFMPKDKSQRRPIEHLTQWSAQRRLRTGKVELKDYDFEKSTSDLTARAEEGFPRTKAYEAYDYPGAYLERGKGEKLARIQAQAEQAQDERRLAVGDAPSLNPGTLMTLTDHAVGAENAEYLVVRATHAYGVQSYRSSKRSDEAIYHGSYELQKADKRFRAPLVTPSPLVIGPDTAKVVGEKNKGEEGDIDVDKYGCVWLRFHWDREKESTSCRVRVAQAWSGKNWGGQIIPRIGQEVVVSYIGGDPDRPIITGAVVNDQHMPPYDLPANKTQSGLKSESTDGGGKSGKFNEIKFEDLAGKEVFSMQAERDHKTEVFNLETRDVGKSFEGGPTDFARTTQILSGSDKLHVKQGKRYVEAALEIKLVCGESEITMTPTDITISSPMITIKSTAKTEINGGGMTVITGGVVKIN
- a CDS encoding OmpA family protein, with product MRKQALVMVSAALAAGFCALSPLSAQAQAYKADDIVKHFGPATPNLGVSRGLCVGTEAECNKAGHVVKPASAFDLIVKFKYNSDVLESEAKVNLDEFAKALKDPQLAASSFLVEGHTDASGTADYNLSLSERRAKAVVRYLSDRGVDTAKLVPRGLGQSKPVVADKFSADNRRVETRLQVE